From a single Collimonas pratensis genomic region:
- a CDS encoding pyridoxal phosphate-dependent aminotransferase, translating to MRPIQKSKKLDDVCYDIRGPVLEKARQMEEEGHKIIKLNIGNLAVFGFEPPDEIVQDMIRNMGNASGYTDSKGMFAPRKSVMHYCQQKQIQGVTIDDIYLGNGASELIVMSMNALLNTGDEVLVPAPDYPLWTAAVSLSGGTPRHYVCDEQAGWFPDIEDIKKKINSNTRAIVVINPNNPTGALYPVELLQQIVDLARQHQLIIFADEIYDKVLYDGETHTSLAALADDVLFITFNGLSKNYRSCGYRAGWMVVSGEKKHAKGYIEGLNMLASMRLCANAPGQYAIQTALGGYQSINDLVGPHGRLTRQRDLAYQLLTDIPGVTCVKPKAALYMFPRLDPKMYPIADDQDFAYELLAEQRVLIVQGTGFNCPTPDHFRVVFLPNTDDLADSMGRIASFLEGYRRRNGKA from the coding sequence GTGCGACCGATTCAAAAATCGAAAAAACTGGATGATGTCTGTTACGACATCCGTGGCCCCGTGCTGGAAAAAGCCCGGCAGATGGAAGAAGAAGGCCATAAGATCATCAAGCTGAACATCGGCAACCTGGCGGTGTTCGGTTTCGAGCCGCCCGATGAAATCGTGCAGGACATGATCCGCAACATGGGCAACGCCTCCGGCTATACCGATTCCAAGGGCATGTTTGCGCCGCGCAAGTCGGTCATGCATTACTGCCAGCAAAAGCAGATCCAGGGCGTCACCATCGACGACATCTACCTGGGCAACGGCGCTTCCGAATTGATCGTGATGAGCATGAACGCGCTGCTCAACACTGGCGACGAGGTGCTGGTGCCGGCGCCCGACTATCCGCTCTGGACCGCCGCCGTCAGCCTGTCGGGCGGCACGCCGCGCCACTACGTGTGCGACGAGCAGGCCGGCTGGTTTCCGGATATCGAAGACATCAAGAAGAAGATCAACAGCAACACGCGGGCGATCGTCGTCATCAACCCGAACAATCCAACCGGCGCCCTCTATCCGGTGGAACTGCTGCAGCAGATCGTCGACCTGGCGCGCCAGCACCAGCTGATCATTTTCGCCGATGAGATCTACGACAAGGTCTTGTACGATGGTGAAACCCATACCTCGCTGGCTGCGCTGGCGGACGACGTGCTGTTCATCACTTTCAACGGCTTGTCGAAAAACTATCGTTCCTGCGGCTACCGCGCCGGCTGGATGGTGGTGTCGGGCGAGAAAAAGCATGCCAAGGGTTATATTGAAGGCCTGAACATGCTGGCCTCGATGCGCCTGTGCGCCAACGCGCCGGGGCAGTACGCGATCCAGACCGCGCTGGGCGGCTATCAAAGCATCAACGATCTGGTCGGGCCGCATGGCCGCCTGACGCGCCAGCGCGATCTGGCGTATCAGTTGCTGACCGATATTCCGGGCGTCACCTGCGTCAAGCCAAAAGCTGCGCTGTACATGTTCCCGCGCCTCGATCCGAAGATGTATCCGATCGCCGACGACCAGGACTTCGCCTACGAATTGCTGGCGGAACAGCGCGTACTGATCGTGCAGGGCACCGGTTTCAACTGCCCGACGCCGGATCATTTTCGCGTAGTGTTCTTGCCGAACACTGATGACCTGGCCGATTCGATGGGCCGCATCGCGAGTTTCCTGGAAGGCTATCGCCGGCGCAACGGCAAGGCTTGA
- a CDS encoding DegT/DnrJ/EryC1/StrS family aminotransferase, which produces MSQQPFLPFAKPTIDEATIAAVGDVLRSGWITSGPKVQAFEAQLSEYFGGRPVRTFNSGTCTMEIALRIAGIGAGDEVITTPISWVATANVIIETGATPVFADIDPVTRNIDLAQVEAAITPRTKAIIPVYLSGLPVDMDRLYALAKKHNLRVVEDAAQALGSTWNGQRIGAFGDFASFSFQANKNITSSEGGCLVLNNAEEARLAEKYRLQGVTRSGFDGLDVDVLGGKFNMTDVAAAIGLGQFAHIEAITAHRRALAQYYFSCFGSDFEAKYGAQLPVPDFDNSNWHMFQLVLPERSDGKPARATFMEQMQALGVGIGYHYPAIHLLSMYRARGFKEGMFPVAEKVGRLIVSLPMFNVMTKNDVERAVSAVKSVLQ; this is translated from the coding sequence ATGAGCCAACAACCATTCCTCCCCTTCGCCAAGCCCACCATCGATGAAGCCACCATCGCCGCCGTCGGCGATGTGCTGCGCTCCGGCTGGATTACCAGCGGTCCCAAGGTGCAGGCATTCGAAGCGCAGTTGTCGGAATATTTCGGCGGCCGTCCGGTACGCACCTTCAATTCCGGCACCTGCACCATGGAAATCGCCCTGCGCATCGCCGGCATCGGCGCCGGCGACGAAGTGATCACCACGCCGATTTCCTGGGTCGCCACCGCCAACGTCATCATTGAAACCGGCGCCACGCCGGTGTTCGCCGATATCGATCCGGTCACCCGCAATATCGACCTGGCCCAGGTCGAAGCCGCCATCACGCCGCGTACCAAGGCCATCATCCCGGTCTACCTGTCCGGCCTGCCGGTTGACATGGACCGCTTGTATGCCTTGGCGAAGAAACATAATCTGCGCGTGGTGGAAGACGCGGCGCAAGCGCTGGGTTCGACTTGGAACGGCCAGCGCATCGGCGCCTTTGGCGATTTTGCCTCGTTCAGCTTCCAGGCCAACAAGAACATCACCTCCTCGGAAGGTGGCTGCCTGGTATTGAACAATGCCGAAGAAGCGCGGCTGGCGGAAAAATACCGCCTGCAAGGCGTGACCCGCAGCGGCTTCGACGGCCTCGACGTCGACGTCCTCGGCGGCAAGTTCAACATGACCGACGTCGCCGCCGCCATCGGTCTTGGCCAGTTTGCCCACATCGAAGCGATTACCGCCCATCGGCGCGCGCTGGCTCAATACTACTTCAGCTGTTTCGGCAGCGACTTTGAAGCCAAATACGGCGCCCAGCTGCCGGTGCCGGATTTCGACAACAGCAACTGGCACATGTTCCAGCTGGTGCTGCCGGAACGCTCGGACGGCAAACCGGCGCGCGCCACCTTCATGGAACAGATGCAGGCGCTCGGCGTCGGCATCGGCTACCACTACCCGGCCATCCACCTGCTCAGCATGTACCGCGCGCGCGGCTTCAAGGAAGGCATGTTCCCGGTTGCCGAAAAAGTCGGCCGCCTGATCGTCTCGCTGCCTATGTTCAATGTGATGACCAAGAACGATGTCGAACGCGCTGTGTCCGCGGTAAAATCCGTTCTTCAATAA
- a CDS encoding bifunctional UDP-4-keto-pentose/UDP-xylose synthase, translating into MKKVLILGVNGFIGHHLSKRILETTDWHVYGMDMMTDRIRDLLDNEEYKSRMHFFEGDITINKEWVEYHVKKCDVILPLVAIATPSTYVKQPLRVFELDFEANLPIVRSAAKYGKHLVFPSTSEVYGMCHDEEFDPEQSELICGPINKPRWIYSCAKQLMDRVIWGYGMEEGLNFTLFRPFNWIGAGLDSIHTPKEGSSRVVTQFFGHIVRGENISLVDGGQQKRAFTYIDDGIDALIKIIANKDGVASGKIYNIGNPVNNYSIRDLADMMLKLAAEYPEYADSAKKVKLVETTSAAYYGKGYQDVQNRVPKITNTCDELSWQPTTTMADTLRNIFDAYRGQVAEARALMD; encoded by the coding sequence ATGAAAAAAGTCCTCATCCTCGGCGTCAACGGTTTCATCGGCCATCATCTTTCCAAGCGCATCCTGGAAACCACCGACTGGCACGTCTACGGCATGGACATGATGACCGACCGCATCCGCGACCTGCTGGACAACGAAGAATACAAGTCGCGCATGCACTTCTTCGAAGGCGACATCACCATCAACAAGGAATGGGTCGAGTACCACGTCAAGAAGTGCGACGTGATCCTGCCGCTGGTGGCGATCGCCACGCCTTCGACCTACGTCAAGCAGCCGCTGCGCGTGTTCGAGCTGGACTTTGAAGCCAACCTGCCGATCGTGCGCTCCGCCGCCAAGTACGGCAAGCACCTGGTGTTCCCGTCGACCTCGGAAGTGTACGGCATGTGCCATGACGAAGAATTCGATCCAGAGCAATCCGAACTGATCTGCGGCCCGATCAACAAACCGCGCTGGATCTACTCCTGCGCCAAGCAGTTGATGGATCGCGTGATCTGGGGCTACGGCATGGAAGAAGGCCTGAACTTCACCCTGTTCCGTCCGTTCAACTGGATCGGCGCCGGCCTCGATTCGATCCATACGCCGAAAGAAGGCAGCTCGCGCGTGGTGACCCAGTTCTTCGGCCACATCGTGCGCGGCGAGAACATCTCGCTGGTCGACGGCGGCCAGCAAAAGCGCGCCTTCACCTACATCGATGACGGCATCGACGCCCTGATCAAGATCATCGCCAACAAGGACGGCGTCGCCAGTGGCAAGATCTACAACATCGGCAACCCGGTTAACAACTATTCGATCCGCGACCTCGCCGACATGATGCTGAAGCTGGCGGCGGAATATCCTGAGTACGCCGACTCCGCCAAGAAGGTCAAGCTGGTCGAGACCACTTCGGCGGCCTACTACGGCAAGGGTTACCAGGACGTGCAGAACCGTGTGCCGAAGATCACCAATACTTGCGACGAACTGAGTTGGCAGCCAACCACTACCATGGCCGACACCCTGCGCAATATTTTTGACGCCTACCGCGGCCAAGTGGCCGAAGCACGCGCCCTGATGGACTAA
- a CDS encoding polysaccharide deacetylase family protein, which translates to MPLLTLKIDADTYRGTREGVPNLVRLLNKYQARATFLFSLGYDHTGWALKQVFRPGFFQKVSRTSVVEHYGFKTLMYGVLLPAPDIGKTCAAYMQAVDAAGFECGIHTWDHRVWQDHVRQRGADWTSQQMQRSFDRFRQIFGRAPLTHGAAGWQMNPHAFEQLEKFGMAYASDGRAMLTDDGALADQAAGPHRLQVNGKTLACIQLPTTLPTLDELLGRSFNGVELTPENIAEHILALTATPRDHVFTLHAELEGQKLAPIFERLLQGWQAQGYDLVSMEDYYRHVKDQVLPVAPLTWAELPGRSGEMIMQET; encoded by the coding sequence TTGCCTCTCCTCACCCTAAAAATCGACGCCGATACCTATCGCGGCACCCGTGAAGGGGTACCTAACCTGGTGCGCCTGCTGAATAAATACCAGGCACGCGCCACCTTTCTGTTCTCGCTCGGCTACGACCATACTGGCTGGGCCTTGAAGCAAGTGTTCCGTCCCGGCTTCTTCCAGAAAGTATCGCGCACCTCGGTGGTCGAGCACTACGGCTTCAAGACCTTGATGTATGGCGTGCTGCTGCCTGCGCCGGATATCGGCAAGACCTGCGCCGCATACATGCAGGCCGTGGACGCCGCCGGTTTCGAGTGCGGTATCCACACCTGGGATCACCGCGTCTGGCAAGACCACGTGCGGCAACGCGGCGCCGACTGGACCAGCCAGCAGATGCAGCGTTCGTTTGACCGTTTCCGCCAGATCTTCGGCCGGGCGCCGCTGACCCATGGCGCCGCCGGCTGGCAAATGAACCCCCATGCCTTCGAGCAGCTGGAAAAATTCGGCATGGCCTATGCCTCTGACGGCCGCGCCATGCTCACCGACGACGGCGCGCTGGCCGACCAGGCCGCGGGGCCGCATCGTCTGCAGGTCAATGGCAAGACGCTGGCATGCATCCAGCTGCCGACCACCCTGCCGACGCTGGACGAACTGCTGGGGCGCAGCTTCAACGGCGTCGAGCTGACGCCGGAAAATATCGCCGAGCATATCCTGGCGCTGACGGCGACGCCGCGCGATCATGTATTTACTCTGCATGCAGAGCTTGAAGGGCAAAAACTCGCCCCCATATTCGAGCGGTTGCTGCAGGGCTGGCAGGCGCAAGGCTACGATCTGGTCTCGATGGAAGATTATTATCGACACGTCAAAGACCAGGTGTTACCCGTCGCACCGCTCACGTGGGCGGAGTTGCCCGGACGTTCAGGCGAAATGATCATGCAGGAAACCTGA
- a CDS encoding DMT family transporter yields the protein MNLTTFAFIITGVCLNAVAQLLLKAGTNAVGVISLTPQNWFATGIKLATQLPILGGLTCYVISLVVWIIGLSRVDVTIAYPMLSLGYVISAVGAWYFLGEAVSAQRLVAIGVIIVGVVLLTRS from the coding sequence ATGAACCTCACTACATTTGCCTTCATCATTACCGGCGTCTGCCTCAACGCCGTGGCGCAGCTGCTGCTGAAAGCCGGCACCAACGCGGTCGGCGTCATCAGCCTGACGCCGCAGAACTGGTTTGCGACCGGCATCAAGCTGGCCACCCAGCTGCCGATCCTGGGCGGCCTGACCTGCTACGTGATTTCGCTGGTGGTCTGGATCATCGGTCTGTCGCGGGTCGATGTCACGATCGCCTACCCGATGCTGTCGCTAGGCTATGTCATCAGCGCCGTCGGCGCCTGGTATTTCCTGGGTGAGGCGGTATCCGCCCAGCGCCTGGTGGCTATCGGCGTCATCATAGTCGGCGTAGTATTGCTAACCCGCAGCTAA
- a CDS encoding formyltransferase: MKAVVFAYHNVGVRCLKVLLARGVEVALVVTHEDNPQETIWFESVASLCRQHGIPTAAPDNPATPELLAQVAALAPDLIFSFYYRHMLPLNLLALAKHGAFNMHGSLLPKYRGRVPINWAVLHGETETGATLHEMAAKPDAGCIVAQTSVPILPDDTAYEVFGKVVVAAEQTLWNALPAMLAGNTPKMPNNLTQGSYFGGRKPADGEIDWSQPAQKVYNLYRAVAPPYPGAWTIAKGRTFVIGKASFPANLAADALVNLPQGLAVVDNHIVGVCGDGRALLINQLLANDQAVAPEALKNILL; encoded by the coding sequence ATGAAAGCCGTCGTCTTTGCCTATCATAATGTCGGTGTACGCTGCCTGAAAGTCTTGCTGGCGCGCGGCGTCGAAGTCGCGCTGGTGGTCACCCACGAAGACAATCCGCAGGAAACCATCTGGTTCGAATCGGTTGCTTCGCTGTGCCGCCAGCACGGCATTCCGACAGCCGCGCCGGACAATCCGGCGACGCCGGAACTGCTGGCCCAGGTGGCCGCCTTGGCTCCTGATTTGATTTTCAGTTTCTACTACCGGCACATGCTGCCGCTCAATCTGCTGGCCCTGGCCAAGCACGGCGCCTTCAATATGCACGGCTCCTTGCTGCCGAAGTACCGCGGCAGGGTGCCGATCAACTGGGCAGTCTTGCACGGCGAAACCGAAACCGGCGCCACCTTGCATGAAATGGCCGCCAAGCCCGACGCCGGCTGCATCGTGGCGCAGACTTCTGTGCCTATCCTGCCCGACGACACAGCTTACGAAGTATTCGGCAAAGTAGTGGTGGCGGCAGAACAGACGCTGTGGAATGCATTACCGGCCATGCTGGCAGGCAATACTCCGAAAATGCCGAATAACCTGACGCAAGGCAGCTACTTCGGCGGCCGCAAGCCGGCCGACGGCGAAATCGACTGGAGCCAGCCGGCGCAGAAGGTGTACAACCTGTACCGCGCGGTGGCGCCACCCTATCCTGGTGCCTGGACCATAGCCAAAGGCCGCACCTTCGTTATTGGGAAAGCAAGTTTTCCAGCAAACTTGGCTGCCGATGCGCTGGTAAATTTGCCTCAAGGCTTGGCGGTAGTGGATAATCACATTGTTGGCGTCTGCGGCGATGGCCGGGCGTTGTTGATTAACCAATTGCTGGCGAATGACCAGGCGGTCGCGCCAGAAGCACTGAAAAACATCCTTTTATAA
- a CDS encoding peroxiredoxin — protein sequence MTGAQTFKLSDYHGKKIVLYFYPKDNTPGCTTEAIQFRDLHQEFQGHNTVILGVSRDSIRSHEGFKAKLGLPFELIADPDETLCAMFNVMKMKNMYGKQVRGIERSTFVIDAAGTLMKEWRGVKVPAHVEEVLEFVSH from the coding sequence ATGACCGGTGCACAGACATTCAAGTTATCGGACTATCATGGCAAGAAAATAGTGTTGTATTTTTACCCTAAGGACAACACGCCAGGCTGCACTACCGAAGCTATCCAGTTCCGCGACCTGCATCAGGAATTCCAGGGTCACAATACTGTCATATTAGGCGTCAGCCGCGACAGCATTCGCTCGCACGAAGGTTTCAAAGCCAAGCTGGGCCTCCCTTTTGAGCTGATTGCCGATCCGGATGAAACGCTATGCGCCATGTTCAACGTCATGAAAATGAAAAACATGTACGGCAAGCAAGTACGCGGCATCGAACGCAGCACGTTTGTGATTGACGCCGCCGGCACATTGATGAAAGAATGGCGTGGAGTGAAGGTGCCTGCGCATGTTGAGGAAGTATTGGAGTTTGTAAGTCATTGA
- a CDS encoding Mth938-like domain-containing protein, translated as MKLHTTSTQQYQTVTAYDDKGVEINAIRYEHSLLVLPESAPAVWPVASFDALTAEHFAHIDSTRPDVVILGTGLRQRFVHPKLTTVLTARRIGVECMDNQAACRTYNILMAEGRKVVLALIFDTNEETAQDA; from the coding sequence ATGAAGCTACATACCACCTCGACCCAGCAATATCAGACGGTCACGGCCTACGATGACAAGGGCGTGGAAATCAACGCGATCCGCTACGAACACAGCTTGCTGGTGCTGCCGGAATCGGCGCCGGCGGTGTGGCCGGTCGCCAGTTTCGACGCCCTCACCGCGGAACACTTTGCCCATATAGACAGCACTCGGCCCGATGTCGTGATCCTCGGCACCGGCCTGCGGCAGCGTTTCGTGCACCCGAAACTGACCACCGTGCTGACCGCGCGCCGCATCGGCGTCGAATGCATGGATAACCAGGCAGCTTGCCGCACCTACAATATTTTGATGGCTGAAGGACGCAAAGTCGTGCTCGCCCTGATTTTCGATACCAACGAGGAAACCGCCCAAGATGCGTGA
- a CDS encoding glycosyltransferase, whose product MKPELSVVIPVYNEESGLAKLFERLYPALDALGISYEILYVNDGSRDKSAAILAEQFRLRPDVTRVVLFNGNFGQHMAILAGFEATRGDIVVTLDADLQNPPEEIGNLVAKMREGYDYVGSIRRKRQDSAWRTVASKAMNLLREKITGIKMTDQGNMLRAYGRNVVDLINQCKEVNTFVPALAYTFARKQAEIVVEHEERSAGESKYSLYSLIRLNFDLVTGFSIVPLQLFSLIGIVLSFASAALFVVLVVRRFLFGAEVQGVFTLFAFAFFLMGMILFGIGLVGEYVGRIYQQVRARPRYVVQAMLEQSSSEDKQAS is encoded by the coding sequence ATGAAACCAGAACTTTCCGTCGTCATCCCGGTATACAACGAGGAATCGGGCCTCGCCAAACTGTTCGAGCGCCTCTATCCGGCGCTTGACGCACTTGGCATCAGTTATGAAATCCTGTACGTCAACGATGGCAGCCGCGACAAGTCGGCGGCCATCCTGGCGGAACAGTTCCGGCTGCGGCCGGACGTCACTCGCGTAGTCCTGTTCAACGGCAATTTCGGCCAGCACATGGCGATCCTGGCCGGCTTTGAAGCGACTCGCGGCGATATCGTCGTGACGCTCGACGCCGACCTGCAGAATCCGCCGGAAGAAATCGGCAACCTGGTCGCCAAGATGCGCGAAGGCTACGATTATGTCGGCTCGATCCGCCGCAAGCGGCAGGATTCGGCCTGGCGCACCGTCGCTTCCAAGGCTATGAACCTGCTGCGCGAAAAGATCACCGGCATCAAGATGACCGACCAGGGCAATATGCTGCGCGCCTACGGCCGCAACGTGGTGGACCTGATCAACCAGTGCAAGGAAGTCAATACTTTTGTACCGGCCCTGGCCTACACTTTCGCCCGCAAGCAGGCTGAAATCGTGGTTGAACACGAAGAACGCTCGGCCGGCGAATCGAAATATTCGCTGTACAGCCTGATCCGCCTGAACTTCGACCTGGTGACCGGCTTCTCCATCGTACCGCTGCAGCTGTTCTCGCTGATCGGGATCGTGCTGTCCTTCGCTTCCGCCGCGCTGTTCGTGGTGCTGGTGGTGCGCCGCTTCCTGTTCGGCGCCGAGGTGCAAGGTGTGTTCACCCTGTTCGCCTTCGCCTTCTTCCTGATGGGCATGATCCTGTTCGGTATCGGCCTGGTCGGCGAATATGTCGGCCGCATCTACCAGCAAGTCCGCGCGCGTCCACGCTACGTGGTGCAAGCCATGCTGGAGCAGTCTTCTTCCGAGGACAAGCAAGCCTCATGA
- a CDS encoding glycosyltransferase family 39 protein, which translates to MRELHKSKTFVWLLFLLFCIVWCYMLGARTLVPTDEGRYAEMAREMVATGDWITLRLNGIKYFEKPPLQTWMNALTFELFGLGEWQARLWTGLCGLLGVVLVAFTGSRVFSPRIGFFAALVLGSSFLWAGLGHINTLDMGLSGMMTIALCALLLAQRSDISNSEQRNWMLLCWAGMALSVLSKGLIGLLIPGAVLVLYTLFSRDWSIWKRLHLVLGLILFFVITVPWFVLISLKNPEFPQFFFIHEQFQRFTSKIHNRYGPPYYFVPILILGIVPWLGVMFQSLWNAARESHTVSGFQPKKMLLIWSIFIFVFFSISDSKLPSYILPIFPALALLIACHLDKASSKAVTASALLLLLPAVAGLALSWKIPSLAKDAYSLPLLQAHVPWVFAASVVAFIGAVAGLLLARRQKEWAIVALAAAGFIGGQLLMYGHDPQGRYSAGIDLVPAINAEMTPETTLYVVDKYEQSLPFYLRRTMTMVKHMDELEFGLGQEPQLWIPTIEAFVVKWNADAAAGKKDIAIIRPEKYKEMAEQGVPMRVIGQDPRRVVVTNQGIPAAVAPAPAAPAANAEAPAESSAAAAASTPSAPQ; encoded by the coding sequence ATGCGTGAACTGCATAAATCAAAAACTTTCGTCTGGCTGCTGTTCCTGCTGTTCTGCATCGTCTGGTGCTACATGCTGGGCGCACGCACCCTGGTGCCTACCGACGAAGGCCGCTACGCCGAGATGGCGCGCGAAATGGTCGCCACCGGCGACTGGATCACCCTGCGCCTGAACGGCATCAAGTATTTCGAAAAGCCGCCGCTGCAAACCTGGATGAATGCGCTGACCTTTGAGCTGTTCGGCCTGGGCGAATGGCAGGCGCGTCTGTGGACCGGCCTGTGCGGTTTGCTGGGCGTGGTGCTGGTGGCCTTTACCGGCAGCCGCGTATTCTCGCCGCGCATCGGTTTCTTTGCGGCGCTGGTGCTCGGCTCCAGCTTCCTGTGGGCAGGCCTGGGCCACATCAACACGCTAGACATGGGCTTGTCCGGCATGATGACGATTGCGCTGTGCGCGCTGCTGCTGGCGCAACGCAGCGACATCAGCAACAGTGAACAACGCAACTGGATGCTGCTGTGCTGGGCCGGCATGGCCCTGTCGGTGCTGTCGAAAGGCTTGATCGGCTTGCTGATCCCAGGCGCGGTGCTGGTGCTGTACACCCTGTTTTCGCGCGACTGGTCGATCTGGAAACGCCTGCACCTGGTGCTTGGCTTGATCCTCTTCTTCGTGATCACGGTACCTTGGTTCGTGCTGATTTCCCTGAAGAATCCTGAGTTCCCACAATTCTTCTTCATCCACGAACAGTTTCAGCGCTTCACCAGCAAGATCCACAACCGTTATGGTCCGCCCTACTATTTCGTGCCCATCCTGATCCTCGGCATCGTGCCTTGGCTGGGCGTGATGTTCCAGAGCTTGTGGAATGCCGCGCGCGAGAGCCATACCGTGTCCGGCTTCCAGCCGAAGAAAATGCTGCTGATCTGGAGCATATTCATTTTCGTTTTCTTCAGCATCTCCGATTCCAAGCTGCCGTCCTACATCCTGCCGATCTTCCCGGCGCTGGCGCTGCTGATCGCTTGCCATCTGGACAAGGCGTCGAGCAAGGCGGTGACCGCTTCCGCCCTGTTGCTGCTGTTGCCGGCAGTGGCCGGCCTAGCCTTGTCCTGGAAAATTCCGTCGCTGGCCAAGGACGCCTACTCGCTGCCGTTGTTGCAAGCGCACGTGCCTTGGGTATTCGCCGCGTCCGTGGTCGCCTTCATCGGCGCCGTCGCCGGGTTGCTGCTGGCCCGCCGCCAAAAAGAATGGGCCATCGTCGCCCTGGCCGCCGCCGGTTTCATCGGCGGCCAGCTGCTGATGTACGGTCACGACCCGCAAGGCCGCTACTCGGCCGGCATCGACCTGGTGCCGGCGATCAATGCCGAAATGACGCCAGAGACCACTTTGTACGTGGTCGACAAGTACGAGCAGTCGCTGCCGTTCTACCTGCGCCGCACCATGACCATGGTCAAGCACATGGATGAACTGGAATTCGGCCTCGGACAAGAACCGCAACTGTGGATCCCGACGATTGAAGCCTTTGTCGTCAAATGGAATGCCGATGCCGCTGCCGGCAAGAAGGACATCGCCATCATCCGTCCGGAGAAATACAAGGAGATGGCAGAGCAAGGCGTGCCGATGCGCGTCATCGGCCAGGATCCGCGCCGCGTGGTGGTGACTAACCAGGGCATTCCTGCCGCAGTTGCACCTGCGCCGGCCGCACCGGCGGCAAACGCAGAAGCGCCGGCGGAATCCTCTGCCGCAGCAGCTGCCAGTACACCCAGCGCACCACAATAA